In Deltaproteobacteria bacterium, the genomic stretch CGACGCGCTGGGCTTCGTGCTCGGCACCAGCGATCGCGCGACGGTCGTGGCCTGGGCCCGCGACCACGGCGTCGCGTGCGTGGCTTCGGGGAGCACGCTACGCTGCGACGGCGTGCCCGCAGTCGCGTTGGACACCCGCGGGGGCGAGAGCGCGGTCGCCTTCGGCTTCGACGCCGCCGATCGCCTCGTCGCGGTCGATCGCTCGGGGCGATTGCCCGACGCCGCCGCGGCCTCGCGCTGGGTCGCAGACCGCACCGCACAGCTGTCGTCGCGGCTCGGCGCGCCGTCGTCGACGCGGGGCTCCGCCGACCCGAGCCACATCGGGCGCGCACCCCTCTCACAGGTCTCGGCCGAGTTCCGCCGCGTCGAGCTGCGCGCGCAGGTGTCGGTCACGAACCTCGGGCGCGGTCGCTTCGCAGCACGCGAGAGCTACCAGGCGCTCGGCTCCTAGTACCTCGACACAGGGATAGTGATCGATTGAGGCGCGGTTAACGCAGCTCTGGGAGCTGCGCAGGCGGCACGAGGATCTCGATGGTTCGAGCGCGGCCGGGTTCACGTCGAATCAGGCCGCGCTTCTCGAGGGTGACGACCATCGAGTGCACGACCGGGGGCGTGACCTCGAAGTACTCCTGCATGTCGGCCTCTGCGGGGGGCCGGCGATGGAGCTTGGTGTAGAGGTAGATGAAGGCGAGGTACTGGCCTTGCTTGTCGGTGAATGCGGCGTCGGCGGGGATCGACATGGGATCTCGGATGTGATCTGAGACGTGTGGCTCCGCGGAGCCGGAGGTCCGATGAACGTCCGCTACATCGTAGAGCTGACCGAAGACGAGCGCGAAGGTCTTCGAGAACGGCTCGGTCGAGGCACTGAGCGAGCGCGCAAGCACGCGTGCGCAGATCCTGCTCGCGTGTGATCGAGGTCTCTCGGATGAGGAGACCGCGCAAGTGCTCGGCTGCGGCACGGCGACGATCTACCGAGTGAAGAAGCGGTTCGTCGAGGAAGGACTCGATGCAGCGCTCAGCGATCGTGCTCGGCCCAGGCCGGAGCGGAAACTCTCAGGACGCGAGGAAGCCGTCCTCATCGCGCTGGCATGCTCGAAGCCGCCAACCGGTCGCAAGTGCTGGACCCTCGAGCTTCTCGCGGGCGAGGTCGTGCAACTCGTCGACCACGACAGCATCTCTCGCGAAACTGTCCGGCGGAGGCTCTCCGAGAACGATCTCAAGCCCTGGCAGAAGAAGATGTGGTGCATCCCGTGTGTCGATGCCGAGTTCGTCGAGCGTATGGAGGACGTGCTCGACCTCTACGCTGAGACGCCCGATCCGAAGCGGCCGGTCGTCTCCTTCGACGAGAAGCCGTACCAGTTGATTGGCGAGACACGTGCGTCCGTCCGAGCGAAGCCGGGCCAACCCGCGCGCATCGACTACGAGTACACGCAACGGAACCGTCAACATCTTCGTCATGGTCGACGCGCATCGGCCATGGCGACACGCCAAGGTTACCGACCAGCGCACGAGCATCGACTTCGCCGAGTGCATGCGCGACCTCGTTGACGTTCACTACCCGAACGCCGACGTCATCCGCGTCGTACTCGACAATCTGAGCACGCACCGCGCGAAGAACCTGTACGACGCCTTCCCCGCCCCGGAAGCCCGCCGCATCCTTCGACGGCTCGAGTTCCATCACACACCCAAGCATGCGAGCTGGCTCAACATGGTCGAGATCGAGATCGGCGTGCTCAGCGGGCAGTGCCTCGACCGGCGCATTCCCGACCGCGCGATGCTCGAAGTCCACGTCGACGCGTGGTCCGCCGCACGCAACCGCGACGGCCATCGCATCAACTGGATGTTCCGAGTCGACGACGCACGGCGGAAGCTTGGCCACGCCTACCCGAAGCCGCTCTTCGACACGCCGTTGCCGGCCGCCGCGTGAACCCATCACTATCGCTGTGTCGAGGTACTAGGCTGTGTCCGGTTTCCCCGAAACCGTCAAATTCTTGGGCGGATCGGGGATCCGTGATCCAGGGGGCATGACCACGACGGGCATGCCTCGCCACCGCCTTACCGACGCGCAGTGGGAGCTGATCGGGGACCTGTTCCCGACGAACAACTTCAAGACCGGTCGGCGGCCGCGGGATCGTCGTCTCATGCTCGACGCGATCTTCTGGGTGTTGCGAACTGGGGCTCCGTGGCGAGACCTACCGGAGTGCTTCGGCCCATGGTCGACCGCCTGGGACTTCTTCGACAAGTGGACGAAGGACGAGACGTTCGACCGCGTACTTCGGCGATTGCGGAGCATCGCCGTCCCGCACGACGCGGACCCCTCCGAGTTGTGGTGCATCGACGGGACATCGATTCGAGCTGCGCGCTGCAGCAGCGGCGGGGGGAAAAAGATCCGATCCGCAGGAGCCAGCGGATCACGCTCTGGGGCGCTCCCGCGGGGGCTGGGGCACGAAGATCCACATCCTGTGTGACGTTGAGGGCCACCCACTCCACTTCGAGCTCAGCGCCGGACAAGCCCACGACGGACCGATGCTCGCGCCGGTCCTTCAAGGTGCTGACGAAGCACTGCATGATGATCGAGGTGTCGTCATGGAGTGGCCGTTGGCACTCGCAGGCGACAAGGGCTACCGCGCGGAGTGGATCGATAGGTATCTCCTCGCCCTGGGGATCACACCGGTGATCCCCACGAAGCACAACGAGACTCGAGCGCTGCGCCCGGTCGCCTTCAACAAGCGCCTCTACAGGCGCCGCAGCATCGTCGAGTGCCTCATCGGCTGGCTCAAGGAGTCGCGACGCGTGGTGACCCGCTTCGAGAAGACCGCCATCAACTTCGGCGGGATGGTCCGGCTTGCCTTCATCCACCGCTATCTACGCATCTTCGGGGCTTGATGGGAAACCGGACACAGCCTAGTACCTCGACACAGGGACTGTGACGGGCCATGACACCGTCCTGACCGGCGTCGCTGCGTTGCCGCGGTCACGCGTCGACGCAGAACGAGAACACGATCGCGTCCTCGTCGACCTCGTCGCGCACCGTCAGGGTGACCTGCCACAGGCCTGGCATGAACAGGTTCACCGGCTCGAGGCGGTAGCGACCCGGGGTGCCTTCGGGGGTGACCTCGCAGCGGATCGCGGTGCCGTGGGCGTGATCGGGCATGTACGGATCGACGAGGATCTCGAGGTCGTCGAGCGGCATGCCGGCGTCGTCGTGGATGTCGACGACCCACACGTTGTCGCCCCTGCGGGGCGGGGCCGGCATCGCATCGACGAAGCGCACGCGCGCCCACGCACCATCGCCCTCGAGGCCGAGCTCGTACTGCTGTGCCCGGGTCTCGGCTGCACAGCCGCCGGTGGGCAGCGGGGGTTCGTTCGCGTCTTCGTGGGGCGGCTGGCAGCTGCCCCGCGCGGCATGACGATCGCACAAGAGGCCGTCGTCGCAGTCGCTGCCGAGCTCGCACGGGGCGCCGAGCTCGCCCGAGGCCCCGCAAGCCGCGGCGTCAAGGACCAACAAGAACGCCGCGGCCGTGCGGGCTCGTGCGGTGCGGAGCACGGAACCCTGATAGCGCAGCGCAGGGGATTCGACAGTGCGGCGGATTCTCGCACCCCTCGTGCGAGGCGGCCGGCCGCAGCGTCAGACCTCGCAATTCCCCGCGCACGGGCGTCACCACGGTCCAGACCGCGGCATACTGCCCTCGAGATGACGCGCCGCACTCGTTGGATCCCCTTGGTCGCCCTGCTTGCCTCGAGCGCGCTCGCGAGCGCGTGTGACGATCACGATGACGAGGGTGCCGAGGAGCACGGCGCCGGCCACGACCACGACCACGACACCGGCGAGGGCGAGTTCGGGCCGCCCACCGAGTCGGTGTGTCCGGAGGGCTCCACGCTCACGTGGGAGAACTTCGGCAACACCTTCATGCAGACCTACTGCACGCGTTGCCACGCATCGACCCTCACCGGTGCCGATCGGCAGGGCGCGCCGCTGTACCACGACTTCGACTCGCTGCAGGGCGTGCTCGCGGTCGCCGACCACGTCGACCAGAAGGCCGCTGCGGGCCCAGCCGCGACCAACGAGCTGATGCCGATCTCGGCGCCCACGCCCACGCTCGAAGAGCGGCAGAAGCTCGGCGAGTGGCTGGCCTGCGAGCTCGCGAAGATGTGATCGCTGTGCGGGTGCGACGTCGACGACCCGCGGCGTGATCGTCACCGGCGGCGTGGTCGGGTCCGTCGTCGCAGCCACAGCATCCACAGCGCCGGCGCAGCACCGCACGTGTGGCCGCCCGCCGCATCGCAGGCACAGCCGCCGCCATCGCCGGCGGCCGCGGGTCCACCGTCGCTCGAGCCGGCTGCCGAGGTGTCGAGCTCGCCACCCGTCGCGTCGTCGCTGGTGGCGGCGCTGCTGCTGCCGTGGCCACCGCCGCTGTCGTCGGAGCCGGTGGTGCCGGGCGCCGCGCAGTCGGGGTCGTCGGCGTCGGCGAGACCATCGCAGTCACCGTCGCGAGCATCGCCACAGGCCTCGATCGCGCCGGGATGCACGGCCGGGTCGTCGTCATCGCAGTCGCCGGCGCAAGCCCGCACGCCGTCGCCGTCGACATCGTCTTCTTCGGCGGGCACCGTGCCATCGCAGTCGTTGTCGCGACCATCGCACTGCTCAGGCGCGCCGGGCTGTGTGGTGTCGTCGAGGTCGTCGCAGTCGTCGCCACCGCACCCGAGGTCCCATGCGCCGTCGTCGTCGACGTCGTGGCAGGTGCAGTACAGCCCAGCGGCCGCAGGTCCCTGCACGATGCCCCAGCCGTAGTCGTTGTCGGGCATCGCGGCTCGACTCGCAGTGTCGCGCAGCAGGTCGACCATCTCCTGCGGGCCGAGTTCGGGATACGCCTGCAGCAACAGCGCGCCGACACCGGCGACCAATGGGGCCGCGAGGCTGGTGCCCGAGGCTTGACCATACTGATCGGGGGTCGCGAGATCGACGACCCACGCCGGATGGCCCGGTCCGCACACGTCGGGTTTGATGCGGCCGTCGCTCGTGGGTCCGCGCGACGAGAAGTCGGCGAGCACGCCATCGGGCTGCACCGCACCGACGGCGACGAGCCGATCGGCATCGGACGGTGCGCCGAGGGAGGTCGGCGCGGGGCCGGCGTTACCCATGGACTCGAACATGATGAGGCCGTTGTCGAGCGCGATCACGGCCGCCTGCGTCGTCACGGCGGTGTGGCCGTCGAGCTGCTCGGGGCCATACCAGGCGAAGTAGCCCAGCGACGCGGTCGACATGTCCGCGCCCATCGACTCGATCCACTCGAGGCCCGCGACGTAGTAGTCCTCTTCGATCGGCTGCTCTTGGCTGATGTCCTCGGTCTTCGCGAGCAGCACCGAGATGCCCGGCGCCGCGCCGCTGTAGAGCCCGTCGACATGGCCCGTGAGCAGCGACAGCACCCAGGTGCCGTGGTTGTGCTGTCCGGGCACGTCGTCGAGCTCGTCGGCGACGATGTCGTCGTCGTGGATGAAGTCGTGGGCGGCGATCACGTCGAGCCCGGCGAACGCGGCGTGGTCGAGCACGAAGCCGCTGTCGAGCACGCCCACGACCACGCCGTCGCCGCTCAGCCCGCACGCATGCAGCTCGGGAACACCGATCTGTTGCAGCTGATCGAAGGCCACGCCGTAGGTCGGGTCGACGCCGCCTGCGTCGTGCGGCGTGCCGGTCAGTCTTGGCTCGCCGCGATGCCCCGCGGCGACCGGCGCGAGCTGGCGCACCCACGGCAGCGCGCGCAGCCGTGCGCGGGTGGCCGCGTCGGCCTCGACGCTGACGGCCCCGAGCCAGCGCGAGACCACGCGGATGCGGGCGCCGGTGGCTGCAATCGCGGCAAGGCGTGCGGGCGCGATCGCGAGGTCGCGCGCGTCCACGCCGAGATCACCTCGCGCGCGACGGCGACGCGCGAGCGCCCGCGGCGACAGCTCGTCGGCCCGCTGCGCCAGTGCCTGTGGCGTCGCCTCCACGCCCTTGCTGTCGAGCCACACCCACGTCGCCATCCCCGGCTCCGGCGTGGACGCGGGCGCGGCGACGAACGCACTCGACAGGAGCAGCGACAGTGGCGATGGCATCGCGAGCACGCCATCTTACGCCATCACGGTCGCGTCGCGTGCTCACGATGTGGGGCGCAGGCAAGGGCGGCGTGTGCTGGATTGCCGCCGCATCGCGATCGATCGGGGGCGCGTGACGACACCCGTGGCTGCGCCTGCCCTCGGGTGGCGGTGCCGTCACTGCCGCACGTGCGAGCCTCGCTGCGAAGTCATCGAGGGCGGGCGAGCACCATGTCGATCGAGCGATACGGTCGCGTCACCGTCGACGTCTCGACGAAGCCCATCGCTGCGTAGAACGCCATGCGATCGCGGGTACCCAGGTGCACGCGCTTGGCCCTTCGCACCCGCGGGTGATCGAGCAGCAGGCGCACCACCGCGTGACCGAGTCCGCGACCGCGCTGGTCCTTGCGCACCACCACGTCGTAGATCCACGCGTGCTTGTGGCCGTCGGAGATCGCCCGCGCGCTCGCGACGAGCGCTCCGCCCTGCTTCGCGCCGACCCACGCGGTCGCGCCCTCGTGCGCGCCGACGAGGTCATCGTGATCGAAGATGTCGTTCCAGTAGGCGTCGGCGAGCAGGTCTGCGGCCTGTGCGGCGTCGCCGGGCGCGAGCGCGACGTGCAGCGTGGTGTCGGCCGGCCCGCGCAGGAAGGCCGGACGCTGGGCCGCATCGCCGACCGCGAGGACGCGTTCGATCGCGAGTGCGTCGTCGGGTTCACCGCGTCGCCACAGCGCCGCCACGATCGCGTCCCGCGAGGCGGGGCCCTTGTGCTGCAGCAGCTTGGCCTTGCCGTCGATCTCGTCGAGCCGGACCTCCAGGATGAGGATGCCGCGGACCGCGGGCGTGTAGCGGGGGTCGTCGGCGGTGATCGGTGCGTGACCGCCCTCGGGCTGGAGCTTCGTCATCAGCGCCTGCAACACCGCGGCCTTGCGGGTCGGCTCGGTCACCTGCGTCACGACGCCGTGGGCCTGCGCGCTCTCGTAGAGCGTGGTCGCCGGACAGGCGCGCTCGGGGTCCGTGAAGTAGCTCGGGAGCGCGGCGATCACCTCGTGCACGGCGACCACCGCCTCGCGTCCGACGATCTCGAGCTTCTCGCCGGTGGGCGCGCCGTGGAACGCCAGCGCACCGTCGAGCACCACCCCGTGCAGCGTCCGCAGCACCGGTCGGCCGTCGGGCGTGGTCGAGGCGAGTTCGAAGCTCGGGCTGCGCGCGAACAGCTCGCGCGCGGTCTCGGTCGGGGTGCGGAACACCGGGCGTCGCATGCCCTGCGACCATGTCGCCCGACTGGTCCATCCGGGAGTACCAGTTGGGAGATTTCGCATGGACCAGTGGTGAGGATGCGGTGGTGCCGTCGGCCCGCCAGCGCCGCTACCCTCGTGCCCGCCATGCGAACAAGCCTCTCGCTCGACCTCGGCCGACGCCCCGCCGGCGAGGCGGTGTTCCTCTCGATCGCGCGGGCGCTGGCGGACGACATCCTGCGCGGGCGCCTGCGGCCCGGCGAAGCGCTGCCGGGCTCGCGCACGCTCGCCGCTTCGTTGGGCGTGCATCGCAATACCGTGCTGGCGGCGTACCGCGAGCTCGAGGCGGAGGGCTTCATCACAGCGACGCGCGCGAAGCAGACGCGCGTGTCGATCGAGCTGCCCGAGCGCGCGACCCGACGCGCCGCAGTGCGCACAGGCGCCCCCCGCGATCGCGTGGGTTTCGAGCTGGCGCCGGCGGTGCCGAGCGTCGCGACGCCGCCGGTGCCACGCGGGGTGATCGCGCTGCACGGCGGTCTGCCCGACCTCTCGCTGGTGCCGCTCACACCGCTGGTTCGCGCGTATCGACGGGCGCTGTCGTCGGCCGCGGCGCCGCTTGGCTACGGCGACCCCGCCGGCGAGCCGCGCCTGCGCAGCGCGATCGCAGCGATGGTCTCGCGCGCGCGCGGCCTGGCGGTTTCGGGTGAGGACGTGCTCGTGACCCGCGGCAGTCAGATGGCGCTGTACCTCGCGGCGCGCAACCTCGTGGCGGACGGCGACGTGATCGCGGTGGAGTCGTGGGGCTATCGTCCGGCGTGGGAGGCCCTGCGCGCGGCGGGTGCCGAATTGGTGCCGATACCGGTCGACCGCGAGGGCCTCGACGTGTCGGTGCTGACATCGTTGGTCGAGACGCGACGCGTCCGCGCGGTCTACCTGACGCCCCACCATCAGTATCCGACCACGGTGCTGCTCTCGCAGGCGCGGCGCATGCAGTTGCTCGCGCTCGCCCGGCGCGAGCGCATCGCGATCCTCGAGGACGACTACGATCACGAGTTCCACTACGACAACAAGCCGGTGCTCCCGCTCGCGAGCCAAGACGATGGCGGTGTCGTCGTCTACCTCGGCACGCTGTCGAAGATCCTCGCGCCGGGTCTGCGGTTCGGCTTCGCGATCGCGCCGCGCCCCTTGCTCTCACGCATGACCGCCTACCGCGCGCTGGTCGACCGCCAAGGCGATCGCGCCCTCGAGCTGGCGGTCGCCGAG encodes the following:
- a CDS encoding MarR family transcriptional regulator, which codes for MSIPADAAFTDKQGQYLAFIYLYTKLHRRPPAEADMQEYFEVTPPVVHSMVVTLEKRGLIRREPGRARTIEILVPPAQLPELR
- a CDS encoding IS5 family transposase, which produces MVVSCSTRSSGCCELGLRGETYRSASAHGRPPGTSSTSGRRTRRSTAYFGDCGASPSRTTRTPPSCGASTGHRFELRAAAAAGGKRSDPQEPADHALGRSRGGWGTKIHILCDVEGHPLHFELSAGQAHDGPMLAPVLQGADEALHDDRGVVMEWPLALAGDKGYRAEWIDRYLLALGITPVIPTKHNETRALRPVAFNKRLYRRRSIVECLIGWLKESRRVVTRFEKTAINFGGMVRLAFIHRYLRIFGA
- a CDS encoding FixH family protein encodes the protein MLRTARARTAAAFLLVLDAAACGASGELGAPCELGSDCDDGLLCDRHAARGSCQPPHEDANEPPLPTGGCAAETRAQQYELGLEGDGAWARVRFVDAMPAPPRRGDNVWVVDIHDDAGMPLDDLEILVDPYMPDHAHGTAIRCEVTPEGTPGRYRLEPVNLFMPGLWQVTLTVRDEVDEDAIVFSFCVDA
- a CDS encoding S8 family serine peptidase; this translates as MPSPLSLLLSSAFVAAPASTPEPGMATWVWLDSKGVEATPQALAQRADELSPRALARRRRARGDLGVDARDLAIAPARLAAIAATGARIRVVSRWLGAVSVEADAATRARLRALPWVRQLAPVAAGHRGEPRLTGTPHDAGGVDPTYGVAFDQLQQIGVPELHACGLSGDGVVVGVLDSGFVLDHAAFAGLDVIAAHDFIHDDDIVADELDDVPGQHNHGTWVLSLLTGHVDGLYSGAAPGISVLLAKTEDISQEQPIEEDYYVAGLEWIESMGADMSTASLGYFAWYGPEQLDGHTAVTTQAAVIALDNGLIMFESMGNAGPAPTSLGAPSDADRLVAVGAVQPDGVLADFSSRGPTSDGRIKPDVCGPGHPAWVVDLATPDQYGQASGTSLAAPLVAGVGALLLQAYPELGPQEMVDLLRDTASRAAMPDNDYGWGIVQGPAAAGLYCTCHDVDDDGAWDLGCGGDDCDDLDDTTQPGAPEQCDGRDNDCDGTVPAEEDDVDGDGVRACAGDCDDDDPAVHPGAIEACGDARDGDCDGLADADDPDCAAPGTTGSDDSGGGHGSSSAATSDDATGGELDTSAAGSSDGGPAAAGDGGGCACDAAGGHTCGAAPALWMLWLRRRTRPRRR
- a CDS encoding GNAT family N-acetyltransferase, yielding MRRPVFRTPTETARELFARSPSFELASTTPDGRPVLRTLHGVVLDGALAFHGAPTGEKLEIVGREAVVAVHEVIAALPSYFTDPERACPATTLYESAQAHGVVTQVTEPTRKAAVLQALMTKLQPEGGHAPITADDPRYTPAVRGILILEVRLDEIDGKAKLLQHKGPASRDAIVAALWRRGEPDDALAIERVLAVGDAAQRPAFLRGPADTTLHVALAPGDAAQAADLLADAYWNDIFDHDDLVGAHEGATAWVGAKQGGALVASARAISDGHKHAWIYDVVVRKDQRGRGLGHAVVRLLLDHPRVRRAKRVHLGTRDRMAFYAAMGFVETSTVTRPYRSIDMVLARPR
- a CDS encoding PLP-dependent aminotransferase family protein, yielding MRTSLSLDLGRRPAGEAVFLSIARALADDILRGRLRPGEALPGSRTLAASLGVHRNTVLAAYRELEAEGFITATRAKQTRVSIELPERATRRAAVRTGAPRDRVGFELAPAVPSVATPPVPRGVIALHGGLPDLSLVPLTPLVRAYRRALSSAAAPLGYGDPAGEPRLRSAIAAMVSRARGLAVSGEDVLVTRGSQMALYLAARNLVADGDVIAVESWGYRPAWEALRAAGAELVPIPVDREGLDVSVLTSLVETRRVRAVYLTPHHQYPTTVLLSQARRMQLLALARRERIAILEDDYDHEFHYDNKPVLPLASQDDGGVVVYLGTLSKILAPGLRFGFAIAPRPLLSRMTAYRALVDRQGDRALELAVAELAEDGEIDRHAHRMRRVYAARRDVMAAALERHLGHALRFAVPPGGMAIWAHAPRIDVDAWAERVARVGVSLQTAQRFAFDGRKRSFLRLGFAGHDGAQLRSAIERLARVLRVRRGP